A region from the Arthrobacter roseus genome encodes:
- a CDS encoding helix-turn-helix transcriptional regulator yields MAISGVQKMPAQRDTVRSHLPPRQDRRSKHIVERTSVLEGTAVELYKFAVANPSWTKQDASDALGYTLKHIEVSIAGLERQRLLAPGTSGQWVAIAPETALADIVDEDERTMLQLRSRVSERRREFASIVPVFLEARAHAAGSGSVEVLEDPAKVRRLLIDSGRDVMTSVLIAQPGQGSTADVQEESVRKDLELLQRGIQRRNLYPTGTRDHVPTRKAVATVTDAGGEFRALPFVPLRLMIFDKNLAIVARQLDPGDKAALVIRDPNLVHIFTLLFDLAWEIASPFLDEVGRKSPLTSTQQSILNGLAVGYSDEVIARRLDISVRTCRRHIAWMLEELRADSRFQAGIKARDAGWI; encoded by the coding sequence ATGGCAATTTCTGGCGTTCAGAAAATGCCCGCACAGCGCGACACAGTGCGTTCTCACCTCCCACCGAGGCAGGACCGACGCAGCAAGCACATCGTAGAGAGGACCTCAGTGCTCGAAGGAACCGCGGTTGAGCTCTATAAATTCGCCGTCGCCAACCCGTCGTGGACCAAGCAGGATGCCTCTGACGCCTTGGGCTACACGCTCAAACACATAGAAGTTTCCATTGCCGGACTTGAACGGCAGAGGCTCCTTGCGCCCGGAACGAGTGGGCAATGGGTGGCGATTGCTCCGGAAACTGCCTTGGCGGACATTGTCGATGAAGATGAGCGAACCATGCTGCAATTGAGGTCCAGGGTCAGCGAACGGCGACGAGAATTCGCCAGTATCGTTCCGGTATTTCTCGAAGCTCGGGCACATGCTGCAGGCAGCGGATCTGTGGAAGTTCTGGAGGACCCCGCCAAAGTACGTCGGCTCCTGATAGATTCCGGCAGGGACGTCATGACCAGCGTCCTTATTGCCCAGCCAGGCCAAGGTTCCACTGCGGACGTTCAAGAAGAGAGCGTTCGAAAAGACCTCGAGCTGTTGCAGCGTGGAATCCAGCGAAGAAATCTGTATCCAACGGGCACCCGTGATCACGTGCCTACGCGAAAAGCCGTTGCGACGGTTACGGACGCTGGCGGCGAATTCAGGGCTCTTCCCTTTGTGCCCCTGAGGCTCATGATCTTTGACAAAAATCTCGCCATAGTGGCACGTCAGCTGGACCCTGGAGACAAAGCGGCTCTGGTGATCCGTGATCCCAACCTTGTTCATATATTCACGCTGCTCTTTGATCTCGCATGGGAAATTGCATCACCGTTCCTTGACGAGGTTGGCCGAAAGTCTCCATTGACCAGTACGCAGCAATCCATTCTGAACGGGCTGGCTGTGGGGTACTCGGACGAAGTGATCGCCCGTCGGCTAGACATCAGCGTGCGTACCTGTCGCAGGCACATCGCCTGGATGCTTGAAGAGTTGAGGGCAGACAGTCGTTTCCAAGCAGGCATCAAAGCCAGAGATGCCGGCTGGATTTAA
- a CDS encoding metal-dependent hydrolase — protein MMGGNHAACGAAAWVAVTSTGSHAFGWYPLEPAGVVIGGLVTAGAALICDSDHRRSSIAYALPPVTNVLAFLIGKVSGGHRNGTHSIIGVVVFILLAALAASWQPVIRGHQVALGAGLLCMFLVAIALKTLEVFPRRSVLANWFFGLLAAVIVCFLAPVQGPWLPLAMGIGVTAHILGDLTTVGGVPLFWPLKFGPPKSWNMPFWRTSGFISIPILGTAGSWREKVVIVPIAAYALFGFGLAAWKLVQTGPLSGLLPYVNVS, from the coding sequence ATGATGGGAGGCAATCATGCCGCCTGCGGTGCTGCCGCATGGGTAGCCGTGACATCCACGGGAAGCCACGCTTTTGGCTGGTACCCGCTTGAACCTGCCGGCGTGGTGATCGGGGGTCTGGTGACGGCCGGGGCAGCACTGATCTGCGATTCGGACCATCGGCGGTCGAGTATCGCCTACGCCCTCCCACCGGTGACCAATGTGCTGGCGTTTCTCATTGGGAAGGTCAGTGGCGGTCACCGGAACGGTACACATTCGATTATCGGGGTCGTGGTCTTCATCCTGCTGGCTGCGCTGGCGGCTTCGTGGCAACCGGTAATTCGTGGGCATCAGGTGGCACTGGGTGCCGGCCTGCTGTGCATGTTTCTAGTGGCAATCGCACTGAAAACGCTGGAAGTATTTCCCCGCCGTTCTGTACTGGCCAACTGGTTTTTTGGGCTGCTGGCTGCCGTGATCGTCTGTTTCCTTGCGCCAGTCCAAGGTCCCTGGTTGCCGCTGGCCATGGGAATTGGGGTGACAGCCCATATCTTGGGGGACCTGACCACCGTGGGTGGGGTTCCCCTATTCTGGCCCCTCAAATTCGGGCCGCCGAAGAGTTGGAACATGCCGTTCTGGCGGACCAGCGGCTTTATCAGCATTCCCATTCTGGGTACAGCGGGATCCTGGCGCGAGAAAGTGGTGATCGTCCCGATAGCGGCGTATGCACTGTTTGGGTTCGGCTTGGCCGCATGGAAGCTGGTGCAAACTGGTCCGCTGAGCGGTCTGCTTCCGTACGTGAATGTCAGCTGA
- the purB gene encoding adenylosuccinate lyase, with translation MAETSSRVELSSVSPAIALGPLDGRYSAAVAPLVDYLSEAALNRDRTHVEVEWLIHLTSRSVLPGTAPLSDEQQGQLRDIVTSFDGNSVAELAEIENVTVHDVKAVEYFIGRRLADVGIEHLKAMVHFGCTSEDINNLSYAVGIKDAVQDVWLPAARQLVQQIAAMAEANRDVAMLSRTHGQPATPTTLGKELAVTAHRLQRQLSRIENTEFLGKINGATGTYAAHVAAVPSADWQDVAQSFVEGLGLTWNPLTTQIESHDWQAELYADVARFNRILHNFCTDVWSYISIGYFAQIPVAGATGSSTMPHKVNPIRFENAEANLEISNGLLDTLAATLVTSRWQRDLTDSSSQRNIGVAFGHSLLAISNVVKGLDRLSVAEPVLAADLNSNWEVLGEAIQMVMRAEAIAGVEGMDDPYERLKELTRGHRVNGQSMKEFVSGLGLSKDAERRLLQLTPATYTGIASTLVDHLK, from the coding sequence ATGGCTGAAACTTCTTCCCGCGTTGAACTGTCATCTGTCTCCCCCGCTATTGCGTTGGGCCCGCTGGATGGTCGCTACAGCGCCGCCGTCGCGCCCCTGGTGGACTACCTGTCCGAGGCCGCGCTAAACCGAGATCGTACCCACGTTGAAGTAGAGTGGCTGATCCACCTCACCTCGCGCTCCGTGCTGCCCGGAACGGCTCCTCTCAGCGATGAGCAGCAGGGACAACTGCGGGACATCGTCACCTCGTTCGATGGAAATTCGGTGGCCGAGCTTGCCGAAATCGAGAACGTCACAGTCCATGACGTCAAAGCTGTGGAATACTTCATCGGCCGTCGGCTGGCCGACGTCGGCATTGAACACCTGAAGGCCATGGTGCACTTCGGATGTACCTCGGAAGACATCAACAACCTGTCCTACGCCGTTGGTATCAAAGACGCGGTCCAGGACGTGTGGCTGCCAGCTGCTCGGCAACTGGTGCAGCAGATCGCGGCCATGGCGGAAGCCAATCGTGACGTGGCCATGCTCTCGCGCACCCACGGGCAACCCGCCACACCCACTACGCTCGGCAAGGAACTTGCCGTCACAGCGCACCGCCTGCAACGGCAGCTATCCCGCATCGAGAACACCGAGTTCCTGGGCAAGATCAACGGTGCCACCGGGACCTATGCCGCCCACGTTGCCGCAGTTCCCAGCGCAGACTGGCAAGACGTTGCCCAAAGCTTTGTCGAAGGGCTTGGCCTCACCTGGAATCCGTTGACCACGCAGATCGAATCCCATGACTGGCAGGCGGAGCTCTACGCAGACGTTGCCCGATTCAATCGGATTCTGCACAACTTCTGCACCGATGTGTGGAGCTACATTTCCATTGGCTACTTCGCCCAGATTCCAGTCGCCGGGGCAACGGGCTCTTCCACCATGCCGCACAAAGTCAACCCGATCCGGTTCGAGAACGCCGAAGCGAACCTGGAAATCTCCAACGGCCTCCTGGACACGCTGGCAGCCACTCTGGTCACCTCACGCTGGCAGCGAGACCTCACGGACTCGTCCTCACAGCGCAACATCGGCGTCGCGTTCGGTCATTCTTTGCTCGCCATTTCCAACGTGGTCAAGGGACTCGATCGGCTTTCGGTGGCCGAGCCGGTGCTCGCCGCAGACTTAAATTCCAACTGGGAGGTGCTCGGCGAAGCCATCCAGATGGTGATGCGCGCAGAAGCCATCGCAGGCGTTGAGGGCATGGACGACCCCTACGAGCGCCTCAAGGAACTCACCCGGGGCCACCGCGTCAACGGGCAGAGCATGAAGGAATTCGTCTCCGGCCTTGGCTTGAGCAAGGACGCCGAGCGGCGCTTACTCCAGCTGACGCCCGCTACTTACACCGGCATTGCCTCCACGCTGGTCGACCACCTCAAGTAA
- a CDS encoding histidinol-phosphate transaminase — translation MTTRENQNTAEDGQPAAIAPRGVLGKLPRYAAGKPPVAIDGLRSFKLSSNENPLPPIPAVLDAIREASAINRYPDPMSTALRVELSEFLDVPAEDIVTGAGSLGALNQILATFAGQEQAQEPDEVIYAWRSFEAYPISVGLAGANSVQVPVNDDGTHNLDAMAAAVNDRTRVILLCTPNNPTGPILTTEQVEGFLAKVPSDVVVVIDEAYQEFVRATDAVDGLAIYRKYPNVMVLRTFSKAHGLANLRVGYSVSHPDLTQYLRVTATPFAVSSVAEQAAIASIRNYEQVKERVQGLVDERERVVKGLKDLGWDVPQAEGNFVWLKLGENTPEFASLAGEQALSVRAFGVEGIRVSIGESEGNSRFLALCATYPKGPGVA, via the coding sequence ATGACAACACGCGAGAATCAGAACACAGCCGAAGACGGTCAGCCAGCCGCCATCGCGCCGCGCGGCGTGCTGGGTAAACTCCCACGGTACGCAGCGGGCAAACCCCCCGTCGCGATAGACGGTCTTCGGAGCTTCAAACTCTCATCCAACGAGAACCCGTTACCGCCGATCCCCGCCGTCCTGGACGCCATCCGCGAAGCCAGCGCTATCAACCGGTACCCGGATCCCATGAGCACGGCGCTGCGGGTCGAACTTTCTGAATTCTTGGACGTTCCGGCAGAGGACATTGTGACCGGCGCGGGAAGTCTCGGTGCGCTGAACCAGATTCTGGCAACGTTCGCGGGCCAAGAACAAGCACAGGAACCGGACGAGGTCATCTACGCGTGGCGTTCCTTCGAGGCATACCCCATCTCTGTGGGCCTCGCTGGCGCTAACAGTGTTCAGGTCCCTGTGAACGACGACGGCACGCACAACCTTGACGCGATGGCGGCTGCCGTGAATGACCGGACTCGAGTCATTCTCTTGTGCACTCCCAACAACCCGACCGGGCCGATCCTGACAACCGAGCAGGTGGAGGGATTCCTTGCAAAGGTTCCCTCGGACGTCGTCGTTGTCATTGACGAGGCGTATCAAGAATTTGTCCGCGCCACAGATGCCGTGGATGGTCTGGCAATTTACCGCAAGTACCCGAACGTCATGGTGCTGAGGACCTTCTCGAAAGCCCATGGGCTGGCTAATCTGCGGGTTGGCTATTCCGTTTCGCACCCGGACCTCACGCAGTACCTGAGGGTCACTGCAACGCCGTTCGCTGTATCTTCAGTGGCCGAGCAAGCAGCTATTGCTTCGATCCGGAACTATGAGCAGGTCAAAGAGCGCGTCCAGGGACTCGTCGATGAACGCGAACGCGTGGTGAAGGGCCTGAAGGATCTCGGCTGGGATGTGCCGCAGGCCGAAGGTAACTTCGTGTGGCTGAAACTCGGCGAGAATACACCGGAATTCGCCTCTCTGGCTGGCGAGCAGGCATTGTCAGTGCGAGCCTTCGGTGTTGAGGGTATCCGCGTGAGCATTGGTGAATCCGAGGGGAACTCACGGTTCCTGGCGCTGTGCGCCACCTACCCCAAGGGCCCCGGCGTCGCCTGA
- a CDS encoding phage holin family protein: protein MLRFIVQIVVNALALWVAARLLPGISWESTAGDGDQRVHTLLGFLVIGLIFGLVNAIVRPVVKLLSLPLTILTLGLFTIIINAAMLMLTAWITEFTPVQFTIDSFFWTAILGALIISLISLVASMVLPNKK from the coding sequence ATGTTGAGGTTTATTGTTCAAATCGTCGTCAATGCGCTGGCTCTATGGGTCGCGGCCAGGCTCCTGCCCGGCATCTCGTGGGAATCAACGGCGGGCGACGGCGACCAGCGGGTTCACACGCTTCTGGGCTTCCTGGTCATCGGCCTGATTTTCGGTCTGGTGAACGCGATCGTTCGCCCTGTTGTGAAGCTCCTTTCGCTTCCCCTGACCATCCTCACCCTTGGCTTGTTCACGATCATCATCAACGCGGCGATGCTGATGCTCACGGCATGGATCACCGAGTTCACACCTGTTCAGTTCACCATCGACTCATTCTTCTGGACTGCGATCCTCGGTGCCCTGATCATCAGCCTGATCTCGTTGGTGGCCAGCATGGTGCTGCCCAACAAGAAGTAG
- a CDS encoding ArsO family NAD(P)H-dependent flavin-containing monooxygenase, with product MFDVVVIGGGQAGLAAGYYLRRAGLDFVILDDQPEPGGAWRHTWDSLTLFSPSQYSSLPGRMMPVWEPGYPPSAHVLEYLESYEDRYALPVERPVTVTSVQAEDDGGFTVTTGAKRWRGAAVVNATGTYSQPYTPAVPGAESFTGRQLHSATYRGPAEFGGQRVAVVGGGNSGAQIVADLHAVADTSWFTLREPKFMPDDVDGRVLFSVASARVRAVESGEADAGSGGLGDIVAVPPVRGARDAGALDAQPMFLKMTPTGVQRADVDGGAQSAEFDAVIWCTGFRPVLHHLDDIESHLRARGASLRDRQGHMRLEGLESAVVPGLYFLGYGDWTGPGSATLFGAGRTARQLVRALQEKSAEE from the coding sequence ATGTTTGACGTCGTCGTCATCGGTGGGGGCCAGGCAGGCCTCGCCGCTGGCTATTACCTGCGGCGCGCGGGGCTGGACTTTGTCATTCTTGACGATCAGCCGGAGCCCGGCGGGGCGTGGCGGCATACGTGGGACTCCCTCACCCTGTTCTCTCCTTCGCAGTATTCATCGTTGCCAGGGCGCATGATGCCAGTGTGGGAGCCCGGTTACCCGCCGTCTGCACATGTGCTCGAGTATCTGGAATCCTACGAGGACAGGTACGCGCTCCCCGTTGAACGGCCTGTCACAGTGACCTCGGTTCAAGCGGAGGACGACGGCGGTTTCACTGTCACGACCGGCGCTAAGCGGTGGCGCGGGGCCGCCGTCGTCAATGCCACCGGCACGTACTCGCAGCCCTACACCCCCGCGGTCCCGGGGGCCGAAAGCTTCACGGGTAGGCAACTTCATTCGGCGACGTACCGTGGCCCGGCCGAGTTTGGGGGCCAGCGCGTGGCCGTCGTCGGCGGTGGAAATTCCGGTGCTCAAATCGTCGCGGATCTGCATGCCGTCGCGGATACCTCCTGGTTCACGCTTCGGGAACCCAAATTCATGCCCGACGACGTCGACGGGCGGGTGTTGTTCTCTGTCGCCTCGGCACGGGTGCGAGCGGTGGAGTCCGGGGAGGCCGACGCCGGCAGCGGCGGTCTCGGCGATATTGTGGCAGTTCCGCCAGTACGTGGCGCGCGCGATGCCGGCGCGTTGGACGCCCAGCCCATGTTCTTAAAGATGACACCAACCGGAGTGCAGCGGGCGGATGTCGACGGCGGGGCGCAGTCAGCGGAGTTTGATGCGGTGATCTGGTGCACCGGGTTCCGTCCCGTTCTCCATCACCTCGATGACATCGAGTCACACTTGCGTGCGCGGGGAGCCTCACTTCGCGATCGCCAAGGGCACATGAGGCTGGAAGGTCTGGAATCCGCCGTCGTGCCTGGCCTGTACTTTCTGGGCTACGGCGACTGGACGGGTCCCGGTTCGGCAACACTGTTTGGAGCCGGGCGCACAGCCCGTCAGCTAGTGCGTGCACTGCAGGAGAAGTCGGCCGAGGAATAG
- a CDS encoding DUF4097 family beta strand repeat-containing protein — MTTFETPRPIYVDFSIAAGSARVTASARADTVVEVLPTDPSKVPDVQVAQDTRVEFANNLLVVKAPRNQSRGFFGRTPSIDIRIELPNGSEVRGDAASATVTAEGTLGDSSFNVASGDVHLSDVASVAVKSASGDVSINRVLGHADITTASGDIWVQHIGGSASVRTASGDVILGQVAGDLRLQSASGGATIREIVRGKVDVNAVSGDMVLGVAEGTAAWLDLKSMSGSINQLLASADGPAGSENTVKLRSRTVSGDVTIRRA, encoded by the coding sequence ATGACTACTTTCGAAACACCTCGACCCATTTATGTTGACTTCAGCATCGCCGCTGGAAGCGCCCGCGTAACAGCGAGCGCGCGAGCCGACACCGTCGTCGAAGTTCTCCCCACTGACCCGTCCAAAGTGCCGGACGTCCAGGTAGCACAGGACACACGCGTGGAATTCGCGAACAATCTGCTCGTGGTCAAGGCGCCACGGAATCAGTCCAGAGGCTTCTTTGGTAGGACTCCTTCCATCGACATCCGGATCGAGTTGCCCAACGGCTCGGAGGTTCGCGGTGATGCGGCTAGCGCCACGGTCACAGCTGAGGGCACGTTGGGTGATTCTTCATTCAATGTGGCCTCTGGTGACGTCCACCTCTCCGACGTCGCGTCCGTGGCAGTGAAGTCCGCCTCCGGTGATGTGAGCATTAACCGCGTCTTGGGACATGCGGATATCACTACCGCTTCGGGGGACATCTGGGTCCAGCATATCGGCGGCTCGGCCTCCGTGAGGACGGCTTCGGGCGATGTGATTCTTGGACAAGTAGCCGGTGACCTTCGGCTGCAATCAGCGTCCGGTGGTGCGACTATCCGGGAGATTGTTCGCGGAAAAGTGGACGTCAACGCCGTTTCCGGAGACATGGTGTTGGGTGTTGCCGAAGGAACAGCCGCGTGGCTTGACCTCAAGTCCATGTCAGGCAGCATCAACCAGCTGCTCGCTTCTGCCGACGGACCGGCCGGGTCAGAGAACACCGTGAAACTGCGCAGCCGGACAGTGTCTGGAGACGTCACGATCCGTCGCGCCTGA
- a CDS encoding lantibiotic dehydratase C-terminal domain-containing protein: MSQLIAVRPASRTVASDQWWHFSVMTGGFDVADGIIADLVTPLAAQARVLGAKRWFYTRCDDPSSGQVRMRILAPQPTIDRLQLIQRSLLAQAAGVLPQLTTKQHLSSPASDRSFSSFSNADPQLEAELVTYGGVEGLQLAEEAFELSSELCAWATQRYSKTQSRSALASLLLFDSARSMMKGPRSSNWQDRRRLSWDYYWDSHLKTCTANFGPRATSVREAMTAQIDAKLSPMHSLMAATAAESAVHNWRRRWFRALDTYLYKADKARVSRSAQHLTVYQAHMLLNRLGFSSREEAALGLYARTWGPDFEPLPRSKRHS, encoded by the coding sequence ATGAGTCAGCTGATAGCGGTTCGACCCGCCTCGCGGACAGTTGCTAGCGACCAATGGTGGCATTTCTCCGTTATGACCGGAGGCTTCGATGTAGCGGACGGCATCATCGCAGACCTGGTTACCCCGCTGGCGGCGCAGGCCAGAGTCCTGGGCGCGAAGCGCTGGTTTTATACCCGCTGCGACGACCCATCCTCAGGGCAGGTGCGCATGCGTATCCTCGCTCCACAGCCAACCATCGACCGGCTGCAACTGATCCAGCGGTCATTGCTGGCCCAAGCTGCCGGTGTCTTGCCTCAACTGACCACCAAACAGCACCTGTCATCACCTGCCAGTGACCGATCATTCTCATCCTTCAGCAACGCCGATCCGCAGTTGGAAGCAGAGCTCGTCACCTACGGCGGCGTCGAAGGGTTGCAGCTCGCCGAGGAAGCCTTCGAACTTTCCTCCGAGCTCTGTGCTTGGGCTACCCAGCGTTACAGCAAAACTCAGAGCCGGTCCGCACTTGCCTCGCTGCTGTTGTTCGACTCGGCTCGAAGCATGATGAAGGGTCCGCGCTCCTCGAACTGGCAAGACCGACGTCGGCTCTCCTGGGACTACTACTGGGACAGCCATCTCAAAACATGTACTGCCAATTTTGGGCCCCGGGCCACCAGTGTCCGCGAAGCCATGACAGCTCAGATTGACGCGAAACTTTCGCCTATGCATTCGCTCATGGCGGCAACTGCGGCAGAATCTGCCGTTCACAACTGGCGACGTCGCTGGTTCCGTGCACTCGATACCTACCTTTATAAGGCGGACAAGGCGCGCGTCAGCCGCAGTGCCCAGCACCTGACCGTCTATCAGGCCCATATGCTTCTCAATCGACTCGGCTTCTCGTCCCGCGAAGAAGCTGCTCTAGGACTCTACGCCCGCACGTGGGGCCCAGACTTTGAACCACTACCCCGATCGAAGCGACACTCATGA
- a CDS encoding PLP-dependent aminotransferase family protein, producing MTSQDELNPLPLTAETEVALERAAESAHRHEELFSVRAAGIKQSAVRDVFDISAKPGLISLAGGSPYLKSLPLEELGKSAAKIITEHGLEAFQYGSGQGTDELRQQVCDVMALEGITDASPDNVVITTGSQSAQDVAAKVFCNPGDVILCEDPTYVGALNTFEAYEVDVQPVLMDNDGLIPEELERRIEELKAAGKNIKLLYTIPSFNNPSGITLSADRRQRIVDICKASNILVLEDNPYGLLRFDGKPLKTLRADNPDDVIYLGSFSKIFAPGVRLGWALVPEHMYRRFYLACEAVVLCPSVINQMLVSAYLRDYDWNGFLRSSRDLYAARCNTMLKALEDQMPDGVSWTVPDGGFFIWLTLPEGIDTYPLLKKAIDARVVFIPGAAFVPSDDPSNCLRLAFSAVSSEDIEEGLRRLTPILREAIEAL from the coding sequence ATGACTTCACAAGACGAGCTGAACCCCCTGCCGCTGACCGCTGAAACGGAAGTCGCTCTTGAGCGTGCCGCCGAATCCGCTCATCGTCATGAGGAACTGTTCTCCGTGCGGGCGGCTGGCATTAAGCAGTCGGCTGTTAGAGACGTCTTCGACATCTCGGCAAAGCCCGGACTCATCTCCCTCGCAGGCGGCAGCCCGTACCTGAAGTCTCTGCCTCTGGAAGAGCTGGGGAAGTCCGCTGCCAAGATCATTACCGAGCACGGCCTCGAAGCTTTCCAGTATGGCTCAGGGCAGGGCACGGATGAGCTACGCCAGCAGGTCTGCGACGTCATGGCTCTTGAGGGCATCACGGATGCGTCACCCGACAACGTGGTCATCACCACTGGCTCCCAGTCAGCCCAAGACGTTGCCGCGAAAGTATTCTGCAACCCAGGCGACGTCATCCTCTGCGAAGACCCCACCTACGTGGGGGCGCTCAACACCTTCGAAGCCTATGAAGTTGACGTCCAACCAGTTCTCATGGACAACGACGGCCTCATCCCAGAAGAGCTTGAGCGGCGGATCGAGGAACTGAAGGCAGCAGGGAAAAACATCAAGCTGCTCTACACCATCCCCAGCTTCAACAATCCCTCCGGCATCACGCTCAGCGCTGATCGGCGTCAGCGGATAGTGGACATCTGCAAAGCAAGCAACATCCTCGTTCTTGAAGACAACCCGTACGGGCTCCTCCGGTTTGACGGCAAACCGCTGAAAACTCTGCGCGCGGACAACCCCGACGACGTCATCTATCTGGGTTCGTTCTCGAAGATCTTTGCGCCTGGCGTCCGGCTGGGCTGGGCACTGGTACCCGAGCACATGTACCGCCGCTTCTATCTGGCCTGCGAAGCTGTGGTCCTGTGCCCGTCCGTCATCAACCAGATGCTCGTCTCTGCATACCTCCGGGACTACGACTGGAACGGATTCCTGCGTTCTTCACGAGACCTCTATGCAGCGCGATGCAACACGATGCTCAAAGCATTGGAAGACCAGATGCCCGACGGCGTCAGCTGGACGGTCCCGGATGGCGGGTTCTTCATCTGGCTCACTTTGCCCGAGGGGATCGACACGTACCCGCTTCTTAAAAAGGCCATCGACGCCCGGGTGGTCTTCATCCCCGGCGCAGCGTTCGTCCCCTCTGATGACCCATCGAACTGTCTCAGGCTCGCATTCAGTGCGGTTTCGAGCGAAGACATTGAAGAAGGTCTGCGGAGGCTCACCCCCATCCTGCGCGAAGCCATCGAAGCGCTGTAG
- a CDS encoding NAD-dependent epimerase/dehydratase family protein codes for MRAIILGGTGAMGGAAAKMLAANGWSVDVTGRHPEQMPQELSEAGVRFHPIERSNADAVERLVGNGAELLVDLLTYQAADVCALLPAMSSVDCPVLISTRAVYVDPEGHHVNSDEPPKFAGPINETSLTLPPAHDDVNPFTREGYAPSKVAAERTALDSGLPITVIRPSKVHGRWARNPRTRSFVELMVRGEQDIELAGAASIDHLTAATNTAALIATIASQPGARILNSADPDSPTAEQTVRAIGRHLGWTGTLKFLDDVSDPERGRNPWLARHPIVLDTIASAELGYVPVGTGLALLAEEVDWVAERVRA; via the coding sequence ATGCGAGCAATAATTCTGGGCGGGACGGGGGCCATGGGCGGTGCCGCAGCCAAGATGCTGGCCGCCAACGGATGGTCAGTTGATGTAACCGGGCGGCACCCTGAGCAGATGCCGCAGGAACTCTCTGAGGCGGGCGTTCGCTTTCACCCGATAGAGCGGAGCAACGCGGATGCGGTTGAACGCCTGGTGGGCAACGGGGCTGAGCTGCTCGTTGATCTGTTGACGTACCAGGCAGCGGATGTGTGCGCGTTGCTGCCGGCCATGTCATCGGTGGACTGCCCGGTTCTGATCTCCACGAGAGCGGTCTACGTGGACCCTGAGGGCCACCACGTCAATAGCGATGAGCCACCGAAGTTTGCCGGTCCGATCAACGAGACCTCCCTGACGTTGCCTCCTGCCCATGACGACGTCAATCCATTCACCCGCGAGGGTTACGCGCCATCAAAGGTTGCCGCTGAGCGAACGGCTTTGGATAGCGGCTTGCCCATCACGGTAATCCGGCCGTCCAAGGTTCATGGACGCTGGGCACGCAACCCGCGCACTCGGTCATTCGTGGAGTTGATGGTTCGCGGCGAGCAGGACATCGAACTGGCTGGCGCCGCATCGATCGACCATCTGACAGCCGCCACGAACACTGCTGCTCTCATTGCAACCATCGCCAGTCAGCCGGGGGCGAGGATTCTCAATAGTGCTGATCCCGATAGTCCCACTGCCGAGCAAACTGTGCGGGCTATCGGCAGGCACCTGGGCTGGACAGGGACGCTGAAATTCCTTGATGATGTTTCCGACCCAGAGCGGGGACGGAATCCTTGGCTCGCTCGGCATCCGATCGTTCTTGACACTATTGCGTCCGCGGAGCTTGGTTATGTGCCGGTTGGCACCGGATTGGCACTCCTGGCGGAGGAGGTCGATTGGGTAGCCGAGCGGGTAAGAGCGTAG
- a CDS encoding AzlD domain-containing protein translates to MNLWIWVLVACLLSFATKLLGYLVPAKLMKNRRMSSVAGALTIGLLAALTVVNTVASAQTVVFDARLGALAAAAVALVLRAPFLVVVIVGAVAAALLRQAGWG, encoded by the coding sequence GTGAACCTATGGATATGGGTGCTGGTGGCGTGCCTGCTGTCGTTTGCGACCAAGCTGTTGGGCTACCTAGTTCCGGCGAAACTCATGAAGAACCGAAGGATGTCCTCGGTCGCCGGCGCGCTGACCATTGGTCTGCTGGCCGCGCTGACCGTGGTCAACACTGTGGCCTCCGCTCAGACTGTGGTTTTCGATGCGCGGCTGGGCGCACTGGCGGCTGCCGCGGTTGCGTTGGTACTGCGGGCACCGTTCCTTGTCGTGGTGATCGTAGGTGCCGTTGCGGCAGCCCTGCTGCGACAGGCGGGTTGGGGTTAG